Sequence from the Gloeocapsopsis dulcis genome:
ACGATGCCCACAGAAGGTGTAGGTGTCATTGGGCTGATTCAAGACTATACCGAAAAAATTGGTGTCGGGAAAATTGTCACAATTAGCGGACGTTATTACGCGATGGATCGCGATCGCCGCTGGGATCGAGTTAAACTTGCCTACGATGTGATGACTCAAGACGGCACAGGCGATGGTCGCTCTGCTATTGAGATTTTACAAGATTCCTATACTGCCGGAGTCACCGATGAATTTGTCATTCCGCATCGTGTAGCACCAGGAGCTGTAGCATCAGGTGATGGAGTTATTTTCTGCAATTTTCGTCCAGATCGAGCAAGACAACTGAGCCACGCCTTTGTTGCACCCGAATTTGATGGCTTTGAACGTGAAAAAATTAGTTCTTTATCCTTTGTTACGTTTACACAGTACGATCCTGAGCTATCAGTCGCGGTTGCCTTTACACCACAAAACTTGAACAACATCTTAGGGCAAGTAATTTCTCAATACGGACTTAAACAATTCCGCACCGCAGAAACCGAAAAGTATGCCCACGTTACCTACTTCTTCAACGGTGGTTTAGAAGAACCATTTGCAGGCGAAGATCGAGAACTTGTCATGAGTCCGATGGTAGCAACTTACGATCACGCTCCCAGTATGTCAGCCGAAGCTGTGACTGATGTCGCAACTAAGGCAATTAAACAAGGCATTTACTCATTAGTCGTCATCAACTACGCTAATCCTGACATGGTGGGACATACAGGTCAAATAGAAGCAACCGTCCAAGCGTTAGAAACAGTTGATACTTGTTTAGGGCGTTTACTAGAGAGCATTAGTCAAGTAGGTGGTACTGCTATTGTCACAGCAGATCATGGCAATGCTGAATATATGCGCGATCCCCAAGGTAATCCATGGACAGCGCATACAACTAATCCCGTACCGCTGATCTTAATTGAAGGCGAACGAGCTAAAATACCAGAGTATGGTGGAGACGTCAGCTTGCGTAGTGGTGGTCGTTTATGTGATATTGCTCCAACTATTTTGGACATTCTTCAGCTACCGCAACCATCTGAGATGACAGGACACTCGCTGCTCAAACCAGTTGGGGATCAGAATCAAAGAATACGTACTCCCGTGCAATCGGCTCTATAAAGCCTTTTTGTTTTCATTTTTGGAGTTGATCGGCATGACAGTTTACAACATTGTAGAAGTCCTTTGGGTAATATCTGCGATTGGTTTAACAGTTTTGGTACTCTTACATAGTCCCAAAGGTGATGGGATTGCTGCGATCGGCGGACAAGCGCAATTATTTAGTAGCACTAAAAGTGCGGAAACTACCCTGAATCGTGTTACTTGGACACTCGCGGTGCTTTTTCTGGGTTTAACTGTTGTTCTTAGTGCCAATTGGTTAACTCGATAACAAGTTACATTCATTTGACTGATGCGAATTAAGTCTGCTTTACGGCAGATATTTTTTATCTGGGGATTAGCTGCGATCGCAGCACTTTTAGTTGTTTTACATGGCAATAGTGCTGGCAGCAACTCGTTGGTTATCGCAGTAGAAACACCCCAATCACAATCGAGTGAATTAGCCTCCTTACCAAGTGCAAAGCCACATCCTCTTCCCGCTACTTTAGCTCAGTGGCACGATCAAACTAACAGTGGTGATTATTTTCAAGAGGTCAACCCAACGAGACTTGGCTACTTGATCTGGTCGCAGTTTCCGATTAAGATTTATATCCAACAGCCACACCCAGACAATGATGCGGATATCCTAAAAAGCTGGGCAAATGAAGTTTTACAAGCAATTCAAGAGTGGAGCATCTATTTACCTTTGCAAGTGATAGAACAACCCGAAGTCGCTGACATCAAAATCATACGCTTCTCTCCTCCATTGAGAATTGCCCCTAATCAAGTGCCACGAGCACGTTCTGCAGAAACAAGCTACGAGTTTTACATTAGCAGCAACAATGTTTTGTCACATCGTTGCTCTATTTTGTTAAGTCCTAGTCAAGCAGGTCAATACCTCCAAGCCGCAGTACGTCATGAGTTCGGTCATGCATTAGGAATTTGGGGACATAGTTTATTACAGAGTGATGCTTTATACTTTGCTCAAGTACGTAATCCACCACCCATCTCTGCTAGAGATGTGAATACGCTCAAGCGTATCTATGAACAACCAACACAATTAGGATGGACATTATCAACTATCGACGATTAGCCCCTCGCTCCTAGTTAAGCCCCGCGACTCAAATGAAAATGTTGTTGCTCCAAAACTTGAGCATACAGCTTTTCTAGCTGAGTGATATTTTGGCTAAGTGTATAGCGTTCTATAACTCGCTGGCGTGCTTTTTGACCTAAGAGAGTTGTCAACTCAGGGTGATCTTGGAAAAGTGGCAGCAAGGTTCGTAGCTGCGATTCTACTCGACGTGGAGTGAGAATAACACCAGCACCTCCTTCTAAAACTTCTCCATCTGCACCAACATCAGTCGCTAGACAAGCGACACCACAAGCCATAGCCTCTAGCAGGGAAATTGAAAGTCCTTCGACCAAAGATGGCAAAATAAATACGTCACAACCTTGGAGAATTTCAATTCGCTGTTCTTCTTCGGCAACAAAGCCTAGCCAATGAATACCATGCTCAGGTCCATAGAAGGGTTCTAGCGAGAGCGTTAAAGGACCATCTCCCACAACTAGCAATTTACTCTCTGGATGCATTTCTGAATACTTCCAGGCACGCAGCAGTGGCTCTACGTTCTTCTCTGGAGCAAGGCGACCTTGATAAACAAATAAGCGCTTGGCGTTGAACCTTGCCTTGATTTTTGATGAACCAGGAGAATATTTATGGATCTCTACTCCATTGGGAATAACAGCAATATTGTCTGGTAATAGTCCCAATCGAGATAATAACTCACGTTGCACCTGAGAAAAAACGATGACGCGATCGTAGTTCATCAAAAATGGAGCATAGAGTTGATAAGCCAACATCTGTGTTCCCGATTTGAGCTTTGCTCCCTTGCCAGCAAAAGGAGTATGAAAAGTTGCAATCAGTGGCAAATTCAATTCTCCACAGATATCTGGTAAGAGAAAGTCAAGTGGGGACAACGTTAACGACGCATGCACTAAGTCAGGTTTGAGTTGCCGTAAAGATTGACTCAAGACCTTGGCAGCTTTGAGAGTTGGAATTGTATAAACTTGGGATTTGTACAGAAATGGTAAAGAAACTTCTGGACAATCGGGCCAGTTATCTGGCTCTGCTTCCTCTTGCGCAAAGTGCAGAAAGCTGACTTGATGTCCCCGTTCCAACAAAGCATTGGTGACTTCTCGGCTATACGTGACATTGCCACAAAAGGGTGATTTTTTTCCAATCCAGGCAATATGCATTCAGGTTGAGGTGCGATTTTCTCAGTTAAGTAAGCATGAGGGTGAGAGGTGCCAAGGTACTTTTAGGCACTTGGGTTGGAACAGAAATACGCTAGCATCAAATTCTGATTTGCTAACGAGTTATCTCTTCTTACGCCTTGCCTTCTTTTACCGTTAGTCCTTTTCCAAGTAGTTAACAGTTTATGTCTCTGTACGGCAAATATACCAGGTTAGGATACCTCCTGCGATCGCTGCTGCGGCTAAACTCAAAAAAACTGCCTGTAATCCAATAAATGTCTCAGCTACTCCGGCTAAAGCTAGTGGTAGTGTTAAAGCAATGTTGACAACATTGTTTTGCAGTCCAAAAATTTTCCCCCGCATTTCTGGAGAAGTTTCTTTTTGAATTGCCGTTTGCATGGGAATTGCGACTAAAGAGGCAAAGCCTCCTAAAAGTGTAATCAATAACAGTACTAATAAAAGATTTTCAGTAAATATAGCCAAACCAATCAGACATCCGGCAATTCCCACCGAGCCATAAAGACTCAGTTGAATCGCGACAAAGCGCTGACCATACTGACCTAGAAGCGTTGCACCAGCAGCAATTCCCACACCACCAGCAGCAAGTAAAAAGCCAAACTGGGAAGATTTCAGCCCTGGGATGACTTCAGCCATACGCACAGCCAAAACAGCAAGTGCCGCAAAAATTGAAAATAAGATCACTAGTTGAATTAAAGCAGTACGAATTCGGTCATTCTTTCCGAGATACTGCAAGCCATCACGCAAATCTTGCCAAACATGGGGAGACTCTTGCTCGAGTTGGCGATCTTTCTCACCAGTTCTCAACAGCATGAGCAAACAACCAGCGATCGCATAACTACCACCGACAACGAGTTCTTTACCAATTTCAGATCCCAGTCGCATTGTCAATGCATCAGCAATTGCGAGTAGCGGCTCACCCACAGCAAACCCGACGACAACTAATGCCATCATTGTTGTTGTGTACAAAGAATTGGCTGACAATAAATGACGCCGTTCTACTATTAAGGGAATTGCAGCTTGCTCTGCTGGAGCAAAAAATTGTGTCAACGTAGAAACTAGAAAAGACAATGCCAGTAAAATTGCAAAACCTGTTGGTAAGTTACCTACTGCATTCCAGTCTTGAGTCATCCATAAAAGTACTGGAATTGCTAATACCAAGCCACCACGTAATAAATTGGTGACTACTAGCACTGCTTTTTTTGACCATCGGTCTACAAACACACCGGCAATTGAGCCAAACAGCACTGCTGGAATTGTAAAAGCCATCATAATTGCTGATACCCAACCGCTGATACTTTGGTTGCTGGCTTGGAAACGGCTGGAAATAATCGCAATCATTAAGACTAAATAGACTTTATCTGCCAACTGAGAGAAAACTTGACCGCTCCACAAAGCAAGGAAATTGCGATTTTTCAATACAGGCAAAAAACCTAATTCTTCTAAGTCACTTTCAGCCGACGTTGTCG
This genomic interval carries:
- the secG gene encoding preprotein translocase subunit SecG; protein product: MTVYNIVEVLWVISAIGLTVLVLLHSPKGDGIAAIGGQAQLFSSTKSAETTLNRVTWTLAVLFLGLTVVLSANWLTR
- a CDS encoding peptidase, with the translated sequence MRIKSALRQIFFIWGLAAIAALLVVLHGNSAGSNSLVIAVETPQSQSSELASLPSAKPHPLPATLAQWHDQTNSGDYFQEVNPTRLGYLIWSQFPIKIYIQQPHPDNDADILKSWANEVLQAIQEWSIYLPLQVIEQPEVADIKIIRFSPPLRIAPNQVPRARSAETSYEFYISSNNVLSHRCSILLSPSQAGQYLQAAVRHEFGHALGIWGHSLLQSDALYFAQVRNPPPISARDVNTLKRIYEQPTQLGWTLSTIDD
- a CDS encoding MFS transporter: MIQPSNLNTKSFLPSPSLNNIYKCKEISSDSHPPDSYVYQVSQENTTSSSESQVGQGTSHSIPRHTSQDVIKDSTATTSAESDLEELGFLPVLKNRNFLALWSGQVFSQLADKVYLVLMIAIISSRFQASNQSISGWVSAIMMAFTIPAVLFGSIAGVFVDRWSKKAVLVVTNLLRGGLVLAIPVLLWMTQDWNAVGNLPTGFAILLALSFLVSTLTQFFAPAEQAAIPLIVERRHLLSANSLYTTTMMALVVVGFAVGEPLLAIADALTMRLGSEIGKELVVGGSYAIAGCLLMLLRTGEKDRQLEQESPHVWQDLRDGLQYLGKNDRIRTALIQLVILFSIFAALAVLAVRMAEVIPGLKSSQFGFLLAAGGVGIAAGATLLGQYGQRFVAIQLSLYGSVGIAGCLIGLAIFTENLLLVLLLITLLGGFASLVAIPMQTAIQKETSPEMRGKIFGLQNNVVNIALTLPLALAGVAETFIGLQAVFLSLAAAAIAGGILTWYICRTET
- the gpmI gene encoding 2,3-bisphosphoglycerate-independent phosphoglycerate mutase, with the translated sequence MTKAPVAPVVLVILDGWGYREEAEGNAIAAAKVPVMDSLWQTYPRTLIKTSGKAVGLPEGQMGNSEVGHLNIGAGRVVPQELVRISDAVEDGSIHQNSALLQVCQDVRERNGKLHLIGLCSEGGVHSHINHLLGLLDLAKAQGISQVCIHAITDGRDTMPTEGVGVIGLIQDYTEKIGVGKIVTISGRYYAMDRDRRWDRVKLAYDVMTQDGTGDGRSAIEILQDSYTAGVTDEFVIPHRVAPGAVASGDGVIFCNFRPDRARQLSHAFVAPEFDGFEREKISSLSFVTFTQYDPELSVAVAFTPQNLNNILGQVISQYGLKQFRTAETEKYAHVTYFFNGGLEEPFAGEDRELVMSPMVATYDHAPSMSAEAVTDVATKAIKQGIYSLVVINYANPDMVGHTGQIEATVQALETVDTCLGRLLESISQVGGTAIVTADHGNAEYMRDPQGNPWTAHTTNPVPLILIEGERAKIPEYGGDVSLRSGGRLCDIAPTILDILQLPQPSEMTGHSLLKPVGDQNQRIRTPVQSAL
- a CDS encoding glycosyltransferase family 4 protein; translated protein: MHIAWIGKKSPFCGNVTYSREVTNALLERGHQVSFLHFAQEEAEPDNWPDCPEVSLPFLYKSQVYTIPTLKAAKVLSQSLRQLKPDLVHASLTLSPLDFLLPDICGELNLPLIATFHTPFAGKGAKLKSGTQMLAYQLYAPFLMNYDRVIVFSQVQRELLSRLGLLPDNIAVIPNGVEIHKYSPGSSKIKARFNAKRLFVYQGRLAPEKNVEPLLRAWKYSEMHPESKLLVVGDGPLTLSLEPFYGPEHGIHWLGFVAEEEQRIEILQGCDVFILPSLVEGLSISLLEAMACGVACLATDVGADGEVLEGGAGVILTPRRVESQLRTLLPLFQDHPELTTLLGQKARQRVIERYTLSQNITQLEKLYAQVLEQQHFHLSRGA